One segment of Poecile atricapillus isolate bPoeAtr1 chromosome 5, bPoeAtr1.hap1, whole genome shotgun sequence DNA contains the following:
- the SF3B1 gene encoding splicing factor 3B subunit 1 isoform X2, with protein sequence MNARTYMDVMREQHLTKEEREIRQQLAEKAKAGELKVVNGAASQPPSKRKRRWDQTADQTPGATPKKLSSWDQAETPGHTPSLRWDETPGRAKGSETPGATPGSKIWDPTPSHTPAGAATPGRDTPGHATPGHGGATSSARKNRWDETPKTERDTPGHGSGWAETPRTDRGGDSIGETPTPGASKRKSRWDETPASQMGGSTPVLTPGKTPIGTPAMNMATPTPGHIMSMTPEQLQAWRWEREIDERNRPLSDEELDAMFPEGYKVLPPPAGYVPIRTPARKLTATPTPLGGMTGFHMQTEDRTMKSVNDQPSGNLPFLKPDDIQYFDKLLVDVDESTLSPEEQKERKIMKLLLKIKNGTPPMRKAALRQITDKAREFGAGPLFNQILPLLMSPTLEDQERHLLVKVIDRILYKLDDLVRPYVHKILVVIEPLLIDEDYYARVEGREIISNLAKAAGLATMISTMRPDIDNMDEYVRNTTARAFAVVASALGIPSLLPFLKAVCKSKKSWQARHTGIKIVQQIAILMGCAILPHLRSLVEIIEHGLVDEQQKVRTISALAIAALAEAATPYGIESFDSVLKPLWKGIRQHRGKGLAAFLKAIGYLIPLMDAEYANYYTREVMLILIREFQSPDEEMKKIVLKVVKQCCGTDGVEANYIKTEILPPFFKHFWQHRMALDRRNYRQLVDTTVELANKVGAAEIISRIVDDLKDEAEQYRKMVMETIEKIMGNLGAADIDHKLEEQLIDGILYAFQEQTTEDSVMLNGFGTVVNALGKRVKPYLPQICGTVLWRLNNKSAKVRQQAADLISRTAVVMKTCQEEKLMGHLGVVLYEYLGEEYPEVLGSILGALKAIVNVIGMHKMTPPIKDLLPRLTPILKNRHEKVQENCIDLVGRIADRGAEYVSAREWMRICFELLELLKAHKKAIRRATVNTFGYIAKAIGPHDVLATLLNNLKVQERQNRVCTTVAIAIVAETCSPFTVLPALMNEYRVPELNVQNGVLKSLSFLFEYIGEMGKDYIYAVTPLLEDALMDRDLVHRQTASAVVQHMSLGVYGFGCEDSLNHLLNYVWPNVFETSPHVIQAVMGALEGLRVAIGPCRMLQYCLQGLFHPARKVRDVYWKIYNSIYIGSQDALIAHYPRIYNDEKNTYIRYELDYIL encoded by the exons ATGAATGCCAGAACATACATGGATGTTATGCGTGAACAGCATTTAACAAAAGAAGAG AGGGAAATTAGGCAACAACTAGCTGAAAAAGCTAAAGCTGGAGAGCTCAAAGTCGTCAATGGAGCTGCTTCTCAGCCACCTTCAAAACGCAAGCGGCGTTGGGATCAGACAGCTGATCAGACTCCTGGTGCTACACCTAAAAAATTGTCCAGCTGGGATCAAGCAGAG ACTCCTGGACACACCCCATCTCTGCGATGGGATGAAACTCCAGGCCGTGCAAAGGGTAGTGAAACTCCAGGTGCCACCCCAGGCTCAAAAATCTGGGATCCAACTCCCAGTCACAcaccagcaggagctgcaaCACCTGGCCGGGACACACCTGGTCACGCAACACCGGGCCATGGAGGTGCCACTTCCAGTGCACGGAAAAATCGATGGGATGAAACCCCCAAAACAGAAAGAG atACGCCGGGCCATGGCAGTGGCTGGGCTGAGACACCTCGTACAGATAGAGGTGGTGACTCCATTGGTGAGACACCAACCCCAGGAGCGAGCAAAAGGAAGTCACGCTGGGATGAAACACCTGCCAGCCAGATGGGTGGCAGCACTCCTGTTCTGACACCTGGCAAAACACCCATCGGTACCCCAGCTATGAACATGGCAACCCCTACCCCAG GTCACATCATGAGCATGACTCCTGAACAGCTGCAGGCTTGGCGCTGGGAGAGGGAAATTGATGAAAGAAACAGACCACTTTCTGATGAAGAATTGGATGCTATGTTTCCTGAAGGATATAAG GTTCTCCCACCCCCAGCTGGTTACGTGCCCATCCGTACTCCTGCTCGGAAGCTCACAGCAACTCCAACGCCTCTGGGGGGTATGACAGGATTCCACATGCAGACAGAGGACCGCACTATGAAGAGTGTTAATGACCAGCCATCTGGCAACCTGCCATTCCTGAAACCAGATGATATCCAGTACTTTGACAAGCTGCTG GTTGATGTTGATGAATCGACTCTGAGTCCTGAggaacagaaggaaagaaaaataatgaaattgcttctgaaaataaagaatgGCACACCTCCCATGCGAAAG gCTGCGTTGCGGCAAATTACAGATAAAGCTCGGGAATTTGGAGCAGGGCCTCTGTTCAATCAGATTCTGCCTCTGCTGATGTCACCAACACTCGAAGATCAGGAGCGTCACTTGCTTGTCAAAGTCATCGACAGAATTCTTTACAAATTGGATGACTTGGTCCGACCATACGTACACAAG ATCCTTGTCGTCATTGAGCCACTGCTGATTGATGAAGACTATTATGCTAGAGTGGAAGgcagagaaattatttccaaCTTGGCTAAG GCTGCGGGTTTGGCAACAATGATCTCCACAATGCGACCTGATATTGATAACATGGATGAGTATGTCAGAAATACAACAGCTCGAGCCTTTGCCGTTGTTGCGTCTGCTCTGGGCATTCCTTCTCTATTGCCCTTCCTAAAAGCTGTctgtaaaagcaaaaaatcctGGCAGGCCAGACACACTGGCATCAAGATTGTACAGCAGATTGCTATTCTTATGGGTTGTGCTATCCTGCCTCATCTCAGGAGCTTGGTTGAAATTATTGAGCATG GGCTGGTGGATGAGCAGCAGAAAGTTCGCACCATCAGTGCTTTGGCCATTGCTGCTTTGGCTGAGGCAGCCACTCCCTATGGTATTGAGTCATTTGATTCTGTCCTGAAGCCCTTGTGGAAGGGTATTCGTCAGCACAGAGGAAAG GGTTTGGCTGCATTTTTGAAGGCTATTGGTTACCTGATTCCACTCATGGATGCCGAGTATGCAAACTACTACACTAGAGAAGTCATGCTGATTCTTATCAGAGAGTTCCAGTCTCCTgatgaagagatgaaaaaaattgtgttgaAG gtGGTAAAGCAATGTTGTGGTACAGATGGTGTTGAAGCAAATTACATTAAAACAGAAATCTTGCCACCCTTCTTCAAACATTTCTGGCAGCACAGAATGGCACTGGACAGAAGAAATTACAGACAg ttgGTTGATACAACTGTGGAGCTGGCAAATAAAGTCGGAGcagcagaaattatttctagGATTGTGGATGATCTGAAAGATGAGGCTGAGCAGTACAGAAAAATGGTCATGGAAACAATTGAGAAGATAATGGGAAATCTGGGGGCAGCAGACATCGATCATAAACTGGAAGAGCAGCTCATTGATGGTATCTTGTACGCCTTTCAGGAACAGACAACAGAG GATTCTGTGATGTTGAATGGTTTTGGCACAGTGGTTAATGCTCTAGGCAAAAGAGTGAAACCCTACTTGCCACAGATCTGTGGTACAGTTTTGTGGCGTTTGAACAACAAATCAGCCAAAGTCAGGCAGCAGGCTGCTGACCTGATCTCTCGTACTGCAGTTGTCATGAAGACTTGTCAAGAG GAAAAACTGATGGGACACTTAGGTGTCGTTTTGTATGAGTACCTGGGTGAAGAATATCCTGAAGTACTGGGCAGCATACTCGGAGCACTTAAGGCAATTGTGAATGTTATAG GTATGCATAAGATGACACCACCAATCAAAGACCTTCTGCCACGGCTAACACCTATTTTGAAGAACAGACATGAGAAAGTACAGGAAAATTGTATTGATCTTGTTGGGCGTATTGCAGACAG AGGTGCAGAGTATGTTTCTGCAAGAGAATGGATGAGGATCTGCTTTGAACTGCTTGAATTATTAAAagctcacaagaaagctatCAGAAGAGCCACAGTAAACACTTTTGGTTATATTGCAAAAGCTATTGG ACCTCACGATGTATTGGCCACACTGCTAAACAACTTGAAAGTACAGGAAAGACAGAACAGAGTATGTACTACAGTAGCAATTGCTATTGTGGCTGAAACATGCTCACCTTTCACAGTGCTGCCTGCACTCATGAATGAATACAGAGTTCCAGAACTAAATGTCCAGAATGGTGTGTTaaaatctctttctttcctgtttgAATACATTGGAGAGATGGGAAAAGATTACATTTATGCTGTTACACCATTGCTTGAAGATGCTTTAATGGACAG GGATCTTGTACACAGACAAACAGCCAGTGCTGTGGTGCAGCACATGTCCCTTGGTGTTTATGGGTTCGGCTGTGAAGATTCTCTTAATCACTTGTTAAATTACGTGTGGCCCAATGTGTTTGAAACCTCTCCTCACGTCATCCAGGCAGTTATGGGGGCTCTGGAGGGCCTCAGAGTTGCTATTGGGCCCTGCAGGATGTTACAGTATTGTTTACAG GGTTTGTTTCACCCTGCCAGAAAAGTCAGAGATGTTTATTGGAAGATCTATAATTCAATCTACATTGGATCACAGGATGCTCTGATAGCACATTATCCAAGAATCTATAATGATGAGAAGAACACCTATATTCGTTACGAACTTGATTACATCTTATAA